One window from the genome of Rhodopseudomonas sp. P2A-2r encodes:
- a CDS encoding GNAT family N-acetyltransferase — translation MALFRLPSNLPAALAPRGYGLLLRGPVMADFPQWADLREHSRAYLTPWEPIWPSDDLTRAGFRRRLRRYAEDVAADRAYPFLVFRESDGTLVGGVTLANVRRGIVQAATVGYWVGQPYAHQGYMTAALRVLLPSLFGELNLHRVEAACIPTNTPSIRVLEKCGFTREGLARRYLCINGVWQDHLLFGILHEDLRG, via the coding sequence ATGGCGCTGTTTCGCTTACCATCGAACCTACCGGCGGCGCTTGCGCCGCGCGGCTACGGTCTGCTGCTGCGCGGGCCGGTCATGGCCGACTTCCCGCAATGGGCCGACCTGCGCGAACACAGCCGGGCTTACCTGACGCCATGGGAGCCGATCTGGCCGTCGGACGACCTGACCCGCGCCGGCTTCCGGCGCCGGCTGCGCCGCTACGCCGAGGATGTCGCCGCCGATCGCGCCTATCCGTTCCTGGTGTTTCGCGAATCCGACGGCACGCTGGTTGGCGGGGTGACCCTGGCCAACGTCCGGCGCGGCATCGTGCAGGCCGCCACAGTCGGCTACTGGGTCGGCCAGCCCTACGCCCATCAGGGCTACATGACCGCAGCGCTGCGGGTGCTGCTGCCCAGCCTGTTCGGCGAACTCAACCTGCACCGCGTCGAGGCCGCCTGCATTCCCACCAACACCCCGTCGATCCGGGTGCTGGAGAAATGCGGCTTTACCCGCGAGGGCCTCGCCCGCCGTTACCTGTGCATCAACGGCGTCTGGCAGGACCACCTGCTATTCGGCATCCTCCACGAGGATTTGCGGGGGTAG
- a CDS encoding M16 family metallopeptidase translates to MSVEVTKLPSGLTVVTDSMPHLETAALGVWTGVGGRDEKPNEHGISHLLEHMAFKGTKRRSSREIVEEIEAVGGDLNAGTSTETTAYYARVMKDDVPLALDVLSDILANPSFVPDELEREKSVIVQEIGAAQDTPDDVVFEHLNELCYPDQPMGRSLLGTAKTLKAFDRDTLQNYLSTHYRGPEMVVAAAGAVDHKRVVEEVAERFKSFDSTPAPKPQSAMFGKGGSRVVHRDLEQAHMTLALEGVPQSDLSLFSLQVFSNILGGGMSSRLFQEVREKRGLCYSIYTFHAPYSDTGFFGLYTGTDPADAPEMMEVIVDVINDAVETLTEAEINRAKAQMKAGLLMALESCSSRAEQLARHMLAYGRPLTVPELMGRIDAVSVETTRNAAHGLLSRSRPAVVALGSGRGLDSAVGFAEGLTHVKDKAQLH, encoded by the coding sequence ATGAGCGTCGAAGTCACCAAGCTGCCCTCGGGCCTGACGGTCGTCACCGATTCCATGCCGCATCTGGAAACCGCCGCCCTGGGTGTCTGGACCGGCGTCGGCGGCCGTGACGAGAAGCCGAACGAGCACGGCATCTCGCATCTGCTCGAACACATGGCGTTCAAGGGCACCAAGCGGCGCTCGTCGCGCGAGATCGTCGAAGAGATCGAGGCGGTCGGCGGCGACCTCAATGCCGGCACCTCCACCGAGACCACCGCCTATTATGCCCGCGTCATGAAGGACGACGTGCCGCTAGCGCTCGACGTGCTCTCGGACATTCTCGCCAATCCGTCCTTCGTGCCCGACGAGCTGGAGCGCGAGAAGAGCGTCATCGTGCAGGAGATCGGGGCGGCACAGGACACCCCGGACGACGTGGTGTTCGAACATCTCAACGAGCTCTGCTATCCCGACCAGCCGATGGGCCGCTCCTTGCTCGGCACCGCCAAGACGCTGAAGGCCTTCGACCGCGACACGCTGCAGAACTACCTGTCGACGCATTACCGCGGTCCGGAGATGGTGGTCGCCGCCGCCGGGGCCGTCGATCACAAGCGCGTGGTCGAGGAAGTCGCCGAGCGCTTCAAGAGTTTCGATTCCACCCCGGCGCCCAAGCCGCAGTCGGCGATGTTCGGCAAGGGCGGCTCCCGCGTGGTGCATCGCGACCTCGAGCAGGCGCATATGACGCTGGCGCTGGAAGGCGTGCCGCAGTCGGACCTGTCGCTGTTCAGCCTGCAGGTGTTCAGCAACATTCTCGGCGGCGGGATGTCGTCGCGGCTGTTCCAGGAGGTCCGCGAAAAGCGCGGCCTGTGCTATTCGATCTACACCTTCCATGCGCCCTATTCGGACACCGGTTTCTTCGGGCTCTATACCGGCACCGATCCGGCCGATGCGCCGGAGATGATGGAAGTCATCGTCGACGTCATCAACGACGCTGTGGAAACCCTCACCGAGGCCGAGATCAACCGCGCCAAGGCGCAGATGAAGGCCGGCCTGCTGATGGCGCTGGAAAGCTGCAGCTCGCGCGCCGAACAGCTGGCCCGGCACATGCTGGCCTATGGCCGGCCGCTCACCGTGCCGGAGCTGATGGGCCGGATCGACGCGGTCAGCGTCGAGACAACCCGCAACGCCGCGCACGGCCTGCTGTCGCGCAGCCGTCCCGCAGTGGTGGCGCTGGGCAGCGGCCGGGGTCTGGACAGCGCGGTGGGTTTTGCCGAAGGTTTGACCCACGTGAAGGACAAAGCCCAGCTACACTGA
- the thrC gene encoding threonine synthase has translation MTNYISTRGEAPTLGFCDVMLTGLARDGGLYVPQTWPQLSPQAIAGLFGRPYWEVAVEVIRPFVAGEISDDDLGRMANEAYATFRHPAVVPLDQTAPNQFVLELFHGPTLAFKDVAMQLIARLMDHVLAKRNQRTTIVVATSGDTGGAAVDAFAGRDNVDLIVLFPHGRISDVQRRMMTTSGASNIHALSVEGHFDDCQALVKGLFNHHSFRDAVSLSGVNSINWARIVAQVVYYFTSAVALGAPHREVDFTVPTGNFGDIFAGYVAKRMGLPVRKLRVAANVNDILDRTLKTGIYEVREVHASMSPSMDIQVSSNFERLLFEASGRDAALMRGLMESLKQSGRFVLPESLLSAISADFEAGRADEDETAAAIRAAWRETGDLVDPHTAVALAVADRDTTEMHVPNIVLSTAHAAKFPDAVEAACGVRPALPAYLEGLMSKTEHIKVMKNDQSDIERFVLSVSRAAKQGAI, from the coding sequence TTGACGAACTATATTTCGACGCGGGGCGAGGCCCCGACCCTCGGATTTTGCGATGTCATGCTGACCGGGCTCGCCCGTGACGGCGGGCTCTACGTGCCGCAGACTTGGCCGCAGCTGAGCCCACAGGCCATCGCCGGGCTGTTCGGGCGGCCGTATTGGGAGGTTGCCGTCGAGGTGATCCGCCCGTTCGTGGCCGGCGAGATTTCCGACGACGATCTCGGACGCATGGCCAACGAGGCCTACGCCACCTTCCGCCATCCCGCCGTGGTGCCGCTCGATCAGACCGCGCCGAACCAGTTCGTGCTCGAGCTGTTCCATGGCCCGACGCTGGCGTTCAAGGACGTGGCGATGCAACTGATCGCCCGGCTGATGGATCACGTGCTGGCCAAGCGCAACCAGCGAACCACCATCGTGGTCGCCACCTCCGGTGACACCGGCGGCGCCGCCGTGGACGCCTTCGCCGGTCGCGACAATGTCGACCTGATCGTGCTGTTTCCCCACGGCCGGATCTCCGACGTGCAGCGTCGCATGATGACCACGTCGGGCGCGTCGAACATCCACGCACTGTCCGTCGAAGGTCACTTCGACGATTGCCAGGCGCTGGTGAAGGGACTGTTCAACCACCACAGCTTCCGCGATGCGGTGTCGCTGTCCGGCGTCAACTCCATCAACTGGGCGCGTATTGTCGCCCAAGTGGTGTACTACTTCACCTCGGCGGTGGCGCTCGGCGCGCCGCACCGCGAGGTCGACTTCACCGTGCCGACCGGCAATTTCGGCGATATCTTTGCCGGCTACGTCGCCAAGCGCATGGGCCTGCCGGTGCGCAAGCTGCGCGTCGCCGCCAACGTCAACGACATCCTCGACCGCACGCTGAAGACCGGCATCTACGAAGTGCGCGAGGTTCACGCCTCGATGTCGCCGTCGATGGACATCCAGGTATCGTCGAACTTCGAACGCCTTTTGTTCGAGGCCTCCGGCCGTGACGCCGCTTTGATGCGCGGGCTGATGGAATCCCTGAAGCAGTCCGGCCGCTTCGTGCTGCCGGAGTCGCTGCTGTCGGCGATATCAGCCGATTTCGAAGCCGGCCGCGCCGACGAGGACGAAACCGCCGCCGCGATCCGCGCCGCTTGGCGCGAAACCGGTGACCTCGTCGATCCGCACACCGCCGTGGCGCTGGCGGTGGCCGATCGCGACACCACCGAGATGCATGTGCCGAACATCGTGCTGTCCACCGCGCATGCAGCGAAGTTTCCCGATGCGGTTGAAGCCGCCTGCGGCGTCCGCCCGGCCTTGCCGGCCTATCTCGAAGGGCTGATGAGCAAGACAGAACATATCAAGGTCATGAAGAATGACCAAAGCGACATCGAGCGGTTCGTGCTGTCTGTCAGTCGCGCTGCGAAGCAGGGAGCCATCTGA